From the Oryzias latipes chromosome 22, ASM223467v1 genome, one window contains:
- the mtfr1l gene encoding mitochondrial fission regulator 1-like produces the protein METQAEIIPIWQNKPHGSTRSVVRRIGSTLPLKPPQRACFQELPGLPSLRPADGPMVPTLADIAWIVADEEETYARVRSDTRPLKHEWRPTPLLVLHRNSSVPNFRREGKRMEGLRKPGVTALNCTTALQDELSKLRAQIAKIVANDTGSNPLTPDLLSPDDTSMSFSMAPFETAPYQPAAIAPASFVISDVTEEDEDEEEDNDKDEVSVVSELVPDPLPPVSMTASATFDLDRPSMDYQEAEEDTVSLSKSTSFADVMDILKDMNRMKMSKDRYNRGCTSLREEDSALLISEALRKKFVLKEEDTAAVKRK, from the exons ATGGAAACTCAAGCA GAAATTATACCTATCTGGCAGAATAAGCCTCATGGATCAACTCGCAGTGTTGTGAGAAGAATAGGCTCCACTCTTCCACTCAAACCTCCACAGAGAGCATGTTTCCAG GAATTGCCTGGTTTGCCGTCTCTTCGCCCTGCTGACGGCCCTATGGTTCCTACACTGGCAGATATCGCTTGGATTGTTGCAGATGAGGAGGAGACATATGCCAGAGTGAG gAGTGACACGCGCCCTCTGAAACACGAGTGGAGGCCCACGCCACTCCTGGTGCTCCACAGGAACTCATCTGTGCCTAACTTCCGCCGGGAGGGCAAAAGGATGGAGGGGCTCAGGAAGCCCGGCGTGACGGCTCTTAACTGTACTACAGCCCTGCAGGATGAGCTCAGCAAACTCCGAGCTCAGATCGCAAAGATTGTCGCAAACGACACAG GCTCCAACCCCCTGACCCCTGACCTGCTCTCGCCCGACGACACCAGCATGAGCTTCTCCATGGCGCCTTTTGAGACTGCGCCCTACCAGCCGGCGGCCATCGCTCCCGCCTCTTTCGTCATCAGCGACGTGACTGAGGAAGACGAAGACGAGGAAGAGGACAACGACAAAGACGAGGTGTCCGTAGTGTCAGAGCTGGTCCCTGACCCTCTGCCGCCGGTTTCCATGACAGCGTCAGCGACTTTCGATCTGGATCGGCCAAGCATGGACTACcaggaggcggaggaggacaCGGTGTCGCTGTCCAAGTCCACCAGTTTTGCTGATGTCATGGACATCCTGAAGGACATGAACCGAATGAAAATGAGCAAAGACAG gtacaACCGAGGCTGCACATCTCTTCGAGAAGAGGATTCTGCCTTGTTGATTTCAGAAGCTCTGAGGAAAAAGTTTGTCCTAAAAGAAGAAGATACAGCTGCTGTGAAAAGAAAGTAG